From a single Eleginops maclovinus isolate JMC-PN-2008 ecotype Puerto Natales chromosome 2, JC_Emac_rtc_rv5, whole genome shotgun sequence genomic region:
- the si:ch211-216l23.2 gene encoding nuclear receptor coactivator 5, whose amino-acid sequence MSSWAKSSAAARRQAANPNGSAQQLRMFRRATPYSREERNEELKDALDSYEELEQIQNYSGNVKYEGYNKHQQNAKPAKAPKADGCTPADRRKALYQKFYRQVQEEKTPADCVVLSVTNRCMDYPKSLSQCLQERGLSVEMLYLQAESGLTRALQDVRAVGSPLCILVEHTNVALSSCTVIIFSESLKIHRNMPKDQAMDFVAAEYGRGLVKERSARDPAETAAQASQLLDDFLEREKIEHHTVPLETRQLLLLLADGVHLYHEELETISEYVRSRQEHTEASPTEGKRGNMLPPGLGKPPPLLPTPPGPPQPQSSSGAGPMMNHSPSPTPLLPSPGSYPKTKPPPLLSLHRPNGPSLGASSSRGLLSSHNPYGGPSVPRGPLLHHVPPYHQGPRGPHMGRGAPPSLKSSRPPLLASPGGPLQRPGGPRH is encoded by the exons ATGTCGTCCTGGGCGAAGTCGTCCGCAGCTGCCCGACGGCAAGCAGCTAACCCAAACGGAAG TGCTCAACAACTGCGTATGTTTCGGAGAGCAACACCTTACTCCAGAGAAGAGAGGAACGAGGAGCTGAAGGATGCCCTAGACAG CTATGAAGAACTAGAGCAAATCCAAAACTACAGCGGAAATGTGAAGTACGAAGGGTACAACAAGCATCAGCAAAATG CCAAGCCAGCCAAAGCACCCAAGGCAGATGGCTGCACCCCAGCAGACAGACGCAAAGCCTTGTACCAGAAGTTCTACAGACAGGTGCAGGAGGAGAAGACGCCTGCCGACTGCGTGGTCCTCTCTGTCACCAACCGGTGCAT GGATTACCCCAAATCGCTAAGCCAGTGCTTGCAGGAGCGTGGCCTGTCAGTGGAAATGCTCTACCTTCAGGCGGAGTCAGGCCTGACCCGGGCTCTGCAGGATGTCCGAGCAGTCGGCTCGCCGTTATGTATTCTGGTGGAGCACACAAACGTAGCTCTGTCCTCCTGCACTGTTATCATATTTTCAGAATCCCTCAAAA TCCATCGCAACATGCCCAAAGACCAGGCCATGGACTTCGTTGCAGCCGAGTACGGTCGTGGACTTGTCAAAGAACGGTCAGCAAGAGATCCCGCAGAAACTGCGGCACAGGCGTCACAGCTGCTGGATGACTTCCTGGAACGGGAAAAAATTGAGCACCACACCGTTCCCCTCGAAACCCgccagctcctcctgctgttAGCTGACGGGGTGCATCTCTACCACGAAGAGCTGGAAACCATCTCAGAGTACGTCCGTTCCCGGCAGGAGCACACAGAAG CGTCACCCACTGAGGGGAAGAGGGGTAACATGTTGCCTCCAGGTTTGGGGAAACCACCTCCTCTGCTCCCCACTCCACCAGGGCCGCCTCAACCTCAATCCTCATCCGGAGCAGGGCCCATGATGAACCACTCCCCATCCCCCACTCCTCTATTGCCTTCACCAG GCTCTTATCCCAAAACCAAGCCTCCTCCTCTACTGTCATTGCATCGACCTAACGGCCCGTCATTAGGGGCCTCATCTTCACGAGGCCTGCTCTCTTCTCACAATCCTTATGGTGGCCCCTCTGTGCCCCGTGGGCCCCTACTCCACCATGTTCCCCCATACCACCAAGGCCCCAGGGGCCCTCACATGGGCAGAGGTGCCCCGCCTTCTCTAAAAAGTTCACGTCCTCCACTTCTCGCTTCTCCAG GTGGCCCTCTTCAGCGACCAGGTGGCCCACGACACTAA